The proteins below are encoded in one region of Microbispora sp. NBC_01189:
- the hemW gene encoding radical SAM family heme chaperone HemW, protein MPSVLPDGDPVPASGALPPGALDGLGSRPFGFYVHVPFCATRCGYCDFNTYTAAELGPGAAQRDYAATAIEEVRLARRVLGDAAPPVETVFFGGGTPTLLPAADLVRILDAVAGEFGLRPDAEVTTEANPESVDPTYLKELREGGFTRMSFGMQSAGEHVLAVLDRRHTPGRPAEAVREARAAGFEHVNLDLIYGTPGESDDDWRASLEAALAAGPDHVSAYSLIVEDGTRLAARIRRGDLPMPEDDVAADRYLIAEEALTAAGLTWYEISNWAAGDEARCRHNLLYWTGGDWWGVGPGAHSHVGGTRWWNVKHPVAYAARLADGASPAHAREVLTAEDRAVERVMLELRLASGFPLADLAPEARTACARALGGGLLETEAFKAGRAVLTLRGRLLADAVVRDLTP, encoded by the coding sequence GTGCCTTCCGTGCTTCCCGACGGCGATCCCGTCCCCGCGAGCGGCGCGCTGCCGCCCGGAGCCCTCGACGGGCTCGGTTCCCGTCCGTTCGGCTTCTACGTGCACGTGCCGTTCTGCGCGACGCGCTGCGGCTACTGCGACTTCAACACCTACACGGCCGCCGAGCTGGGGCCGGGCGCCGCGCAGCGCGACTACGCCGCCACCGCGATCGAGGAGGTGCGGCTGGCCCGGCGGGTGCTCGGGGACGCCGCACCGCCGGTCGAGACGGTTTTCTTCGGCGGTGGCACGCCGACGCTGCTGCCCGCCGCCGACCTCGTACGGATCCTGGACGCCGTCGCCGGGGAGTTCGGCCTGCGGCCGGACGCCGAGGTGACGACCGAGGCCAACCCCGAGTCCGTCGACCCGACCTACCTGAAGGAACTGCGGGAGGGCGGCTTCACCCGCATGAGCTTCGGCATGCAGAGCGCGGGCGAGCACGTCCTCGCCGTCCTCGACCGGCGGCACACGCCCGGCCGCCCCGCCGAGGCCGTACGGGAGGCCCGCGCGGCCGGGTTCGAGCACGTCAACCTCGACCTGATCTACGGCACGCCGGGGGAGAGCGACGACGACTGGCGGGCCTCGCTGGAGGCCGCCCTGGCGGCCGGCCCCGACCACGTCTCGGCGTACTCCCTGATCGTGGAGGACGGCACCCGGCTCGCCGCCCGCATCCGGCGCGGCGACCTGCCGATGCCGGAGGACGACGTGGCGGCCGACCGCTACCTCATCGCCGAGGAGGCCCTGACGGCCGCGGGCCTGACCTGGTACGAGATCTCCAACTGGGCGGCGGGAGACGAGGCCCGCTGCCGCCACAACCTGCTCTACTGGACCGGCGGCGACTGGTGGGGGGTCGGCCCGGGGGCGCACAGCCACGTCGGCGGCACCCGCTGGTGGAACGTCAAGCACCCCGTGGCATACGCCGCCCGCCTGGCGGACGGAGCCTCGCCGGCGCACGCCCGCGAGGTGCTCACGGCGGAGGACCGGGCCGTCGAGCGCGTCATGCTGGAGCTGCGCCTCGCCTCGGGCTTCCCGCTCGCCGACCTCGCCCCCGAGGCGCGTACGGCCTGCGCGCGGGCGCTGGGAGGCGGGCTGCTGGAGACCGAGGCGTTCAAGGCGGGCCGGGCCGTGCTCACGCTGCGCGGCCGGCTCCTCGCCGACGCCGTCGTACGCGACCTGACCCCCTAA
- a CDS encoding DUF3097 domain-containing protein produces MYGRDVLSGDWRRPRRGQIPEIPAEPGLVVEDAEGRFCGAVVDCDKEAVTLEDRFGRRRVFPLTPAGFLLDGRPVTLVRPKARPSGPLRSASGSIAVGGLRAQVAKESRIYVEGLHDAALVEQIWGHDLRVEGVVVEFLEGVDDLPAIVEEFGPEPGRRLGVLVDHLVPGSKESRIAARVSGTDVLVAGHPFVDIWQAVKPRALGIPAWPDVPRGVPWKEGVIAALGWRMDPQEAWRHILGRVTTYADLEPELLGRVEELIDFVTAPDQAD; encoded by the coding sequence ATGTACGGGCGGGACGTGCTTTCCGGAGACTGGCGGCGGCCACGGCGGGGGCAGATCCCCGAGATCCCGGCCGAGCCCGGCCTCGTGGTCGAGGACGCCGAGGGCCGCTTCTGCGGCGCGGTGGTGGACTGCGACAAGGAGGCCGTCACGCTGGAGGACCGCTTCGGGCGGCGGCGGGTGTTCCCGCTGACCCCCGCCGGGTTCCTCCTCGACGGCAGGCCGGTGACGCTGGTCCGTCCGAAGGCCCGGCCGTCCGGCCCGCTGCGGAGCGCCTCCGGGTCGATCGCGGTCGGGGGGCTGCGCGCCCAGGTCGCCAAGGAGAGCCGCATCTACGTCGAGGGCCTCCACGACGCCGCGCTGGTCGAGCAGATCTGGGGCCACGACCTGCGCGTGGAGGGGGTCGTCGTCGAGTTCCTGGAGGGCGTCGACGATCTGCCCGCGATCGTGGAGGAGTTCGGCCCGGAGCCGGGCAGGCGGCTGGGCGTGCTCGTGGACCACCTGGTGCCCGGCTCCAAGGAGAGCCGCATCGCCGCCCGGGTCTCCGGCACGGACGTGCTCGTCGCCGGGCACCCCTTCGTGGACATCTGGCAGGCGGTCAAGCCCCGGGCGCTCGGCATCCCGGCGTGGCCGGACGTGCCGCGCGGCGTGCCGTGGAAGGAGGGCGTGATCGCCGCCCTGGGCTGGCGGATGGACCCCCAGGAGGCGTGGCGGCACATCCTCGGCCGCGTCACGACCTACGCCGACCTGGAGCCCGAACTCCTCGGCCGCGTGGAAGAACTCATCGACTTCGTCACGGCCCCGGACCAGGCAGATTAG
- the hrcA gene encoding heat-inducible transcriptional repressor HrcA: MLDDRKLAVLRAIVEDYVSTNEPVGSKALADRHNLGVSPATIRNDMAALEEQGYITQPHTSAGRVPTDKGYRLFVDRLSQIKPLSGAERRAIETFLAGAVDLDEIVMRTVRLLAQLTRQVAVVQYPSLTRSSVRHVEIVPLAERRVMLVLITNTGRVEQRVVDLPEALAEDRIANLRSVLNGCLDGCWLSQVPETVAGIPERLPPEERPVVATIMSVLLETLVERHEEKIVFGGTANLAGADFSVGLRDVLEALEEQVVLMRLLGETGGLSELTVRIGSENPYSGLRGTSIVAAGYGSGDKELARLGVLGPTRMDYPVTMGAVRAVARYVGQILAGS; encoded by the coding sequence TTGCTCGACGACCGCAAGCTCGCCGTCCTGCGCGCCATCGTCGAGGACTACGTGTCCACCAATGAGCCGGTGGGGTCCAAGGCCCTGGCGGACAGGCACAACCTCGGCGTCTCCCCGGCGACCATCCGCAACGACATGGCGGCGCTGGAGGAGCAGGGCTACATCACGCAGCCGCACACCAGCGCCGGGCGGGTCCCCACCGACAAGGGATACCGCCTGTTCGTCGACCGGCTGTCGCAGATCAAGCCCTTGTCCGGGGCGGAGCGCAGGGCCATCGAGACGTTCCTCGCCGGGGCGGTCGACCTCGACGAGATCGTCATGCGCACGGTGCGGCTGCTCGCGCAGCTCACCCGGCAGGTGGCCGTGGTGCAGTATCCCTCGCTCACCCGGTCGTCGGTCCGCCACGTGGAGATCGTTCCGCTGGCGGAGCGCCGGGTCATGCTGGTGCTGATCACCAACACCGGGCGGGTGGAGCAGCGGGTGGTCGATCTGCCCGAGGCGCTCGCCGAGGACCGGATCGCGAACCTGCGCTCCGTGCTGAACGGCTGCCTCGACGGGTGCTGGCTCTCGCAGGTGCCCGAGACCGTGGCCGGCATTCCCGAACGGCTGCCGCCGGAGGAGAGACCGGTGGTGGCGACCATCATGTCCGTGCTCCTGGAGACGCTCGTCGAGCGGCACGAGGAGAAGATCGTCTTCGGCGGTACGGCCAATCTGGCGGGCGCCGACTTCAGCGTGGGCCTGCGCGACGTGCTTGAGGCGTTGGAGGAGCAGGTCGTGCTCATGCGCCTGCTGGGCGAGACCGGCGGGCTGTCCGAACTCACCGTCAGAATCGGATCCGAGAATCCCTACAGCGGGCTGCGCGGCACCTCTATCGTGGCCGCCGGATACGGTTCGGGCGACAAGGAACTGGCCCGGCTGGGAGTGCTGGGCCCGACACGAATGGACTATCCGGTGACGATGGGTGCGGTGCGCGCTGTCGCGCGGTACGTGGGCCAGATCCTGGCGGGGTCATAA
- the dnaJ gene encoding molecular chaperone DnaJ has product MSNDYYATLGVRRDASQEEIKKAYRRLARELHPDVNPDPETQERFKEINQAYEVLSDAGKRRMYDMGADPFASGGGPAGAGGFGAGFPFSDIMDAFFGSAGGARGPRSRARRGRNATIRVELDLAESAFGTTREIVVDTAVVCDVCQGSGAASGTHPDTCDMCHGRGEVSQVTRSFLGQVMTSRPCPQCGGYGSVIRHPCIECSGEGRVRTRRTIKVRIPAGVEDGTHIQLAGEGEVGPGGGPPGDLFLEIVERPHQIFERRGDDLHCTVQIPMTAAALGTVLSVDTLDGAEAIDVRPGTQAGQVIPLYGKGIQRLNETGRGDLLIHVTVETPTKLDPQQEELLRELSKLRGEERPPGKFTPGQQGFFSRLRDAFNGR; this is encoded by the coding sequence GTGTCCAACGACTACTACGCGACCCTTGGCGTCCGGCGCGACGCCAGCCAGGAAGAGATCAAGAAGGCGTATCGCCGTCTCGCCCGGGAGCTGCATCCGGACGTGAACCCCGACCCGGAGACCCAGGAGCGGTTCAAGGAGATCAACCAGGCGTACGAGGTGCTGTCCGACGCGGGCAAGCGCCGCATGTACGACATGGGCGCCGATCCGTTCGCGAGTGGCGGCGGGCCGGCCGGGGCGGGCGGCTTCGGCGCGGGCTTCCCCTTCAGCGACATCATGGACGCCTTCTTCGGTTCCGCCGGCGGCGCGCGGGGTCCCCGCTCACGCGCCCGCCGGGGCCGCAACGCCACCATCCGGGTCGAGCTGGACCTCGCGGAGTCCGCCTTCGGCACCACGCGCGAGATCGTTGTCGACACGGCCGTGGTCTGCGACGTCTGCCAGGGCTCCGGGGCCGCGTCGGGCACCCACCCCGACACCTGCGACATGTGTCACGGGCGGGGCGAGGTCTCACAGGTCACCCGCTCGTTCCTGGGCCAGGTCATGACGTCCCGCCCCTGCCCTCAGTGCGGCGGGTACGGCAGCGTCATCCGGCACCCCTGCATTGAGTGCTCGGGCGAGGGACGGGTCCGGACCCGGCGCACGATCAAGGTGCGGATCCCGGCCGGCGTCGAGGACGGCACGCACATCCAGCTCGCGGGCGAGGGCGAGGTCGGGCCGGGCGGAGGCCCTCCGGGCGACCTGTTCCTGGAGATCGTCGAGCGGCCGCACCAGATCTTCGAACGCCGCGGCGACGACCTCCACTGCACCGTCCAGATCCCCATGACCGCCGCCGCGCTCGGCACCGTCCTGTCGGTCGACACCCTCGACGGCGCGGAGGCGATCGACGTGCGGCCCGGCACCCAGGCCGGTCAGGTCATCCCCCTGTACGGAAAGGGCATCCAGCGGCTCAACGAGACCGGCCGGGGCGACCTGCTGATCCACGTGACCGTCGAGACGCCGACCAAGCTCGACCCGCAGCAGGAGGAACTGCTGCGGGAGCTGTCGAAGCTGCGCGGGGAGGAACGGCCGCCCGGCAAGTTCACTCCCGGCCAGCAGGGCTTCTTCTCGCGCCTGCGGGACGCCTTCAACGGCCGCTGA
- a CDS encoding 16S rRNA (uracil(1498)-N(3))-methyltransferase, translating to MSVPVFLSEAAGQAGDTIVLDGPEGRHAASVRRLRAGERVDLTDGAGRVAECTVTSAGKDALTAAVLRRYEVPPPRPRLVVVQGLPKGDRGELAVEMMTETGVDVIVPWAAARCVTQWKGDRAGRSLARWRSTAREAAKQARRFHLPEVTEQATTAGVRSLVSAAALAVVLHEEAAEPLSRLTLPDVPGDIVMIVGPEGGVTDEEIAGFRAAGAVPALLGPTVLRTSTAGVAAAAVLLARCGRW from the coding sequence ATGAGCGTTCCGGTGTTCCTGTCGGAGGCGGCCGGTCAGGCGGGGGACACGATCGTCCTCGACGGGCCGGAGGGGCGGCACGCCGCGTCGGTGCGCCGCCTGCGGGCGGGGGAGCGGGTCGACCTCACCGACGGCGCGGGCCGGGTGGCCGAGTGCACGGTCACGTCGGCAGGCAAGGACGCGCTGACCGCCGCGGTGCTCCGCCGGTACGAGGTGCCGCCCCCGCGGCCGAGGCTGGTGGTCGTGCAGGGCCTGCCCAAGGGCGACCGGGGCGAGCTCGCGGTCGAGATGATGACCGAGACAGGGGTGGACGTGATCGTCCCCTGGGCCGCCGCCCGCTGCGTCACCCAGTGGAAGGGCGACCGGGCCGGCAGATCACTCGCCCGCTGGCGGAGCACGGCGCGCGAGGCGGCCAAGCAGGCCCGGCGCTTCCACCTGCCCGAGGTGACCGAGCAGGCCACGACCGCGGGGGTCCGCTCGCTCGTCTCGGCGGCGGCGCTCGCGGTCGTGCTGCACGAGGAGGCCGCCGAGCCGCTGAGCCGCCTCACGCTGCCGGACGTCCCCGGCGACATCGTGATGATCGTCGGCCCGGAGGGCGGCGTCACCGACGAGGAGATCGCCGGGTTCCGCGCGGCGGGAGCCGTACCGGCCCTGCTCGGCCCCACCGTGCTGCGCACCTCGACGGCGGGCGTGGCCGCGGCGGCCGTCCTGCTGGCCCGCTGCGGCCGCTGGTGA
- a CDS encoding SigE family RNA polymerase sigma factor — protein MAVTALYSAHYRSLVRLAVLLVRDVASAEEVVQDAFVALHGAWRRLRDTDKALAYLRQSVVNRSRSVLRHRAVVEKYAPKGLPDAPSAENGAIGELERSAVIEALRGLPNRQREALVLRYYGDLSEAEIAHAMGISKGAVKSHTSRGMAALRMALEQFS, from the coding sequence ATGGCCGTGACGGCGCTCTACAGCGCTCACTATCGGTCACTGGTGCGTCTCGCGGTGCTGCTGGTTCGTGACGTGGCCAGCGCGGAAGAGGTCGTTCAGGACGCGTTCGTCGCTCTCCACGGAGCGTGGCGGCGCCTGAGGGACACCGACAAGGCACTGGCCTACCTTCGCCAATCGGTCGTGAACCGCTCGCGTTCGGTGCTGCGGCACCGCGCGGTCGTCGAGAAGTACGCCCCGAAGGGCCTGCCGGACGCGCCGAGCGCCGAGAACGGCGCCATCGGCGAGCTCGAACGCTCGGCCGTCATCGAGGCGCTCCGCGGCCTGCCCAACCGGCAGCGCGAGGCGCTGGTGCTGCGATACTACGGCGACCTGTCGGAGGCCGAGATCGCGCACGCGATGGGCATCAGCAAGGGCGCGGTGAAGAGTCACACGTCCCGCGGCATGGCCGCACTACGGATGGCACTGGAGCAGTTCTCATGA
- a CDS encoding histidine triad nucleotide-binding protein, with protein MTDCLFCKIVARQIPAEIVLETGRALAFRDINPQAPTHVLVVPKAHHENAAALAAADDGLADDLLKACHAVAVQEGVAEPGYRVVLNTGPGAGQTVFHVHAHVLGGRSLTWPPG; from the coding sequence GTGACCGACTGCCTATTCTGCAAGATCGTGGCCAGGCAGATCCCGGCGGAAATCGTCCTGGAGACCGGGCGGGCGCTCGCCTTCCGCGACATCAACCCGCAGGCCCCGACCCACGTCCTCGTCGTGCCCAAGGCACACCACGAGAACGCCGCCGCCCTGGCAGCGGCCGACGACGGCCTCGCGGACGACCTGCTCAAGGCCTGCCACGCGGTGGCCGTCCAGGAGGGTGTGGCCGAGCCGGGCTACCGGGTCGTGCTCAACACCGGTCCGGGGGCCGGGCAGACGGTCTTCCACGTCCACGCGCACGTGCTCGGCGGCCGGAGCCTCACCTGGCCCCCCGGCTAG
- a CDS encoding PhoH family protein — translation MSESQHINQTQAKVVIPEGQPMVSLLGSGDELLRVIEGAFSADIHVRGNEITITGSPEESGVVVRLFEELMELVGSGAELSPDAVERSIHMLRMATDRPAEVLSLDILSSRGRTIRPKTVNQKRYVDAIDRHTIVFGIGPAGTGKTYLAMAKAVKALQNKRVNRIILTRPAVEAGERLGFLPGTLYEKIDPYLRPLYDALHDMLDPDSIPRLMAAGTIEVAPLAYMRGRTLNDAFIILDEAQNTSPEQMKMFLTRLGFNSKIVVTGDVTQIDLPGGQDSGLKVVQHILEGIEDIHFSRLTSADVVRHKLVSDIVDAYGRYDAAMASEPRAISKRPRNNRR, via the coding sequence ATGTCCGAGTCACAGCACATCAACCAGACCCAGGCCAAGGTAGTCATCCCCGAGGGGCAGCCGATGGTCAGCCTCCTGGGGTCGGGTGACGAGCTCCTGCGGGTCATCGAGGGCGCCTTCAGCGCCGACATCCACGTGCGCGGCAACGAGATCACCATCACCGGCAGTCCCGAGGAGAGCGGCGTCGTCGTCCGCCTCTTCGAGGAGCTGATGGAGTTGGTCGGCTCGGGCGCCGAGCTGTCCCCCGACGCCGTCGAACGCAGCATCCACATGCTGCGGATGGCCACCGACCGCCCGGCCGAGGTCCTGTCCCTGGACATCCTGTCCTCCCGGGGCCGGACCATCCGCCCGAAGACGGTCAACCAGAAGCGGTACGTCGACGCGATCGACAGGCACACCATCGTCTTCGGCATCGGCCCCGCCGGCACCGGCAAGACGTACCTGGCGATGGCGAAGGCCGTGAAGGCCCTGCAGAACAAGCGGGTCAACCGCATCATCCTCACCCGCCCCGCCGTCGAGGCGGGGGAGCGGCTCGGGTTCCTGCCCGGCACGCTCTACGAGAAGATCGACCCCTATCTGCGGCCGTTGTACGACGCTCTGCACGACATGCTGGACCCCGACTCGATCCCTCGTCTCATGGCGGCCGGGACGATCGAGGTCGCGCCGCTCGCCTACATGCGCGGGCGCACGCTCAACGACGCCTTCATCATCCTGGACGAGGCGCAGAACACCTCGCCCGAGCAGATGAAGATGTTCCTGACCCGGCTCGGGTTCAACTCGAAGATCGTCGTCACCGGCGACGTGACCCAGATCGACCTGCCCGGCGGCCAGGACAGCGGCCTGAAGGTCGTCCAGCACATCCTCGAAGGCATCGAGGACATCCATTTCAGCAGGTTGACCAGCGCGGACGTGGTCCGGCACAAGCTGGTGAGCGACATCGTCGACGCCTACGGCCGATACGACGCCGCGATGGCCTCCGAGCCGCGGGCGATCAGCAAACGGCCGCGGAACAACCGACGGTGA
- the ybeY gene encoding rRNA maturation RNase YbeY gives MSIEVANESGVEVDETALVELAGHVLGRMGINPLAELSILVIDAGAMAELHEQWMGEPGPTDVLAFPMDELRPNTGRDEDASPDPALLGDVVLCPQVAAKQAAEAGHGAQDELELLCTHGILHLLGYDHAEPEEHAEMFGLQDELLGAWREVRRKP, from the coding sequence GTGAGCATCGAGGTGGCCAACGAGTCCGGCGTCGAGGTCGACGAGACGGCACTCGTCGAGCTCGCCGGGCACGTCCTGGGCCGGATGGGGATCAACCCGCTGGCCGAGCTGTCGATCCTGGTGATCGACGCGGGGGCGATGGCCGAGCTGCACGAGCAGTGGATGGGGGAGCCGGGCCCGACCGACGTGCTGGCCTTCCCGATGGACGAGCTGCGGCCCAACACCGGGCGGGACGAGGACGCCTCCCCCGACCCGGCGCTGCTGGGCGACGTGGTGCTGTGCCCGCAGGTGGCCGCCAAGCAGGCCGCCGAGGCCGGGCACGGCGCCCAGGACGAGCTGGAGCTGCTGTGCACGCACGGCATCCTCCACCTGCTGGGCTACGATCACGCCGAGCCCGAGGAACACGCCGAGATGTTCGGGCTGCAGGACGAGCTCCTCGGCGCCTGGCGGGAGGTGCGGCGGAAGCCGTGA
- a CDS encoding hemolysin family protein: protein MNNGWLVSAVVLIVVGGLLASAETALTRISRVRAEEFVKEARRGSVRLRTIVADPPRYLNLVLLLRLSCELVATVIATLLFIDWLGDRGQAYAGAAVAMILVSYVIVGVMPRTLGRQHAEPVALASAPVVYGLTKIFGPLPELLILLGNALTPGKGFREGPFTSEAELRDLVDLAEQRRVIEPDEREMIHSVFELGDTLVREVMVPRTDIIFIERGKTLSQALSLALRSGFSRIPVVGENEDDVVGIAYLKDIVRRIQDTGDDGVRVDELMRPATYVPESKPIDELLREMQARQIHLAIVIDEYGGTAGLVTIEDVIEEIVGEIADEYDQETPRIEWLDDGAARVTARLPAGELGELFGTEIEVEDVETVGGLLAHALGRVPIAGSEAVIGDLRLTAENLAGRRNRISTVVVRREEPAPGDEVVAVSADHE from the coding sequence GTGAACAACGGCTGGCTGGTCTCGGCCGTCGTCCTCATCGTGGTCGGCGGCCTCCTCGCGAGCGCCGAGACCGCGCTGACCCGCATCTCCCGCGTGCGAGCCGAGGAGTTCGTCAAGGAGGCGCGGCGCGGTTCGGTGCGGCTGCGGACGATCGTCGCCGACCCCCCGCGTTACCTCAACCTGGTGCTCCTGCTACGGCTGAGCTGCGAGCTCGTCGCCACGGTGATCGCGACGCTGCTGTTCATCGACTGGCTCGGCGACCGCGGCCAGGCGTACGCCGGGGCGGCCGTGGCCATGATCCTGGTGAGCTACGTGATCGTCGGGGTCATGCCGCGCACGCTCGGGCGCCAGCACGCCGAGCCCGTCGCCCTGGCGAGCGCGCCGGTCGTGTACGGCCTGACCAAGATCTTCGGGCCGCTGCCGGAGCTGCTGATCCTGCTGGGCAACGCGCTCACCCCCGGCAAGGGCTTCCGGGAGGGGCCGTTCACCTCGGAGGCGGAGCTGCGCGACCTGGTCGACCTGGCCGAGCAGCGCCGGGTCATCGAGCCCGACGAGCGCGAGATGATCCACTCGGTCTTCGAGCTGGGCGACACGCTGGTGCGCGAGGTCATGGTGCCGCGCACCGACATCATCTTCATCGAGCGGGGCAAGACGCTGAGCCAGGCGCTCTCGCTGGCCCTGCGCAGCGGCTTCTCCCGCATCCCCGTCGTGGGGGAGAACGAGGACGACGTGGTGGGCATCGCCTACCTGAAGGACATCGTCCGCCGCATACAGGACACCGGCGACGACGGCGTCCGGGTGGACGAGCTCATGCGCCCCGCGACGTACGTGCCGGAGAGCAAGCCCATCGACGAGCTGCTGCGCGAGATGCAGGCGCGGCAGATCCACCTCGCCATCGTCATCGACGAGTACGGCGGAACCGCCGGCCTCGTCACGATCGAGGACGTGATCGAGGAGATCGTCGGGGAGATCGCCGACGAGTACGACCAGGAGACCCCGCGGATCGAGTGGCTCGACGACGGCGCCGCCCGGGTGACCGCGCGGCTCCCGGCCGGCGAGCTGGGCGAGCTGTTCGGCACCGAGATCGAGGTCGAGGACGTCGAGACGGTCGGCGGCCTGCTGGCGCACGCCCTGGGCCGGGTGCCGATCGCGGGCTCCGAGGCCGTGATCGGCGACCTGCGCCTGACCGCCGAGAACCTCGCGGGACGCCGCAACCGGATCAGCACCGTCGTCGTACGCCGTGAGGAGCCCGCTCCCGGCGACGAGGTCGTGGCCGTGAGCGCCGACCACGAGTGA